A part of Liolophura sinensis isolate JHLJ2023 chromosome 1, CUHK_Ljap_v2, whole genome shotgun sequence genomic DNA contains:
- the LOC135466632 gene encoding queuosine-tRNA galactosyltransferase-like isoform X3 yields MFDVSVILPVYNAEKWLDQCLQSVYEQTFTGRFELSVFNDASQDSSMDILENWRLKLEKRAVVVTRSDNENGSPKGVGYAKNQAFKQSSGKYLCFLDADDVMHQDRISQQLRTTQVDARALVGCQFHRLPEGSTVRYTHWANNLTPEQLYTQAYTSHGPTLIMPTWFCSREAYLAVGGFDERGKGTPEDLIFFYKHLELGGELRLVQQDLLMYRYHPEATTFSVLEDTIWELRVKFLEKMVLSKWSTFTIWNAGKQGRKLYRSLSDLNRKKVVNFCDVDEKKIQKQFYTFEDSSELPKPKVPIVHFTQAQPPLIICVKMDLTGGGFEVNLSSLHLCEGKDYIHFN; encoded by the exons ATGTTTGACGTG AGTGTGATTCTCCCAGTTTACAATGCTGAGAAGTGGTTGGATCAGTGCCTGCAGTCGGTGTACGAGCAAACCTTTACTGGCCGTTTTGAGTTGTCTGTTTTTAACGATGCCAGTCAG GATTCATCAATGGATATTTTGGAGAACTGGAGGTTGAAACTTGAGAAGAGAGCTGTAGTTGTAACAAGAAGTGACAATGAAAATGGCAGTCCAAAGGGag TGGGGTATGCTAAAAACCAGGCATTTAAACAGAGTTCAGGAAAGTATCTGTGTTTTCTTGATGCa gaTGATGTTATGCACCAGGATAGAATCTCTCAGCAACTGAGAACGACTCAGGTTGATGCAAGAGCA CTTGTGGGTTGTCAGTTTCATCGGTTACCCGAGGGGTCAACTGTCAGGTATACACACTGGGCTAACAATCTCACACCTGAGCAGTTGTACACACAA GCTTACACCTCTCATGGCCCCACGCTGATTATGCCCACCTGGTTTTGCTCAAGGGAGGCATACCTGGCTGTTGGAGGATTTGATGAGAGGGGAAAG GGTACTCCCGAAGACCTGATATTTTTCTACAAACACCTGGAGTTAGGGGGAGAGTTAAGGCTGGTACAGCAGGACTTACTGATGTACAGGTACCATCCAGAGGCTACTACATTCTCCGTGTTAGA GGATACCATATGGGAACTACGAGTGAAATTTTTGGAGAAGATGGTATTATCCAAATGGTCAACATTTACAATTTGGAATGCTGGTAAACAAGGGAGAAAACTCTATCGGTCTCTCTCGGATTTAAACCGTAAGAAG GTTGTCAACTTCTGTGATGTTGATGAGAAGAAAATCCAGAAACAGTTCTACACTTTTGAGGACTCTTCA GAACTGCCTAAACCCAAGGTGCCTATTGTACACTTCACCCAGGCTCAGCCCCCTCTCATCATTTGTGTTAAGATG gaccTAACAGGTGGTGGGTTTGAAGTGAATCTGAGTTCTCTCCACCTGTGTGAGGGGaaagattacatacatttcaACTGA
- the LOC135466632 gene encoding queuosine-tRNA galactosyltransferase-like isoform X4, producing MDILENWRLKLEKRAVVVTRSDNENGSPKGVGYAKNQAFKQSSGKYLCFLDADDVMHQDRISQQLRTTQVDARALVGCQFHRLPEGSTVRYTHWANNLTPEQLYTQAYTSHGPTLIMPTWFCSREAYLAVGGFDERGKGTPEDLIFFYKHLELGGELRLVQQDLLMYRYHPEATTFSVLEDTIWELRVKFLEKMVLSKWSTFTIWNAGKQGRKLYRSLSDLNRKKVVNFCDVDEKKIQKQFYTFEDSSELPKPKVPIVHFTQAQPPLIICVKMDLTGGGFEVNLSSLHLCEGKDYIHFN from the exons ATGGATATTTTGGAGAACTGGAGGTTGAAACTTGAGAAGAGAGCTGTAGTTGTAACAAGAAGTGACAATGAAAATGGCAGTCCAAAGGGag TGGGGTATGCTAAAAACCAGGCATTTAAACAGAGTTCAGGAAAGTATCTGTGTTTTCTTGATGCa gaTGATGTTATGCACCAGGATAGAATCTCTCAGCAACTGAGAACGACTCAGGTTGATGCAAGAGCA CTTGTGGGTTGTCAGTTTCATCGGTTACCCGAGGGGTCAACTGTCAGGTATACACACTGGGCTAACAATCTCACACCTGAGCAGTTGTACACACAA GCTTACACCTCTCATGGCCCCACGCTGATTATGCCCACCTGGTTTTGCTCAAGGGAGGCATACCTGGCTGTTGGAGGATTTGATGAGAGGGGAAAG GGTACTCCCGAAGACCTGATATTTTTCTACAAACACCTGGAGTTAGGGGGAGAGTTAAGGCTGGTACAGCAGGACTTACTGATGTACAGGTACCATCCAGAGGCTACTACATTCTCCGTGTTAGA GGATACCATATGGGAACTACGAGTGAAATTTTTGGAGAAGATGGTATTATCCAAATGGTCAACATTTACAATTTGGAATGCTGGTAAACAAGGGAGAAAACTCTATCGGTCTCTCTCGGATTTAAACCGTAAGAAG GTTGTCAACTTCTGTGATGTTGATGAGAAGAAAATCCAGAAACAGTTCTACACTTTTGAGGACTCTTCA GAACTGCCTAAACCCAAGGTGCCTATTGTACACTTCACCCAGGCTCAGCCCCCTCTCATCATTTGTGTTAAGATG gaccTAACAGGTGGTGGGTTTGAAGTGAATCTGAGTTCTCTCCACCTGTGTGAGGGGaaagattacatacatttcaACTGA
- the LOC135466632 gene encoding queuosine-tRNA galactosyltransferase-like isoform X1, translated as MPLIPGYQALQLVTNACLFGRDLHELCVIFQSVILPVYNAEKWLDQCLQSVYEQTFTGRFELSVFNDASQDSSMDILENWRLKLEKRAVVVTRSDNENGSPKGVGYAKNQAFKQSSGKYLCFLDADDVMHQDRISQQLRTTQVDARALVGCQFHRLPEGSTVRYTHWANNLTPEQLYTQAYTSHGPTLIMPTWFCSREAYLAVGGFDERGKGTPEDLIFFYKHLELGGELRLVQQDLLMYRYHPEATTFSVLEDTIWELRVKFLEKMVLSKWSTFTIWNAGKQGRKLYRSLSDLNRKKVVNFCDVDEKKIQKQFYTFEDSSELPKPKVPIVHFTQAQPPLIICVKMDLTGGGFEVNLSSLHLCEGKDYIHFN; from the exons ATGCCTCTTATTCCAGGATATCAAGCCTTGCAACTTGTTACCAATGCATGCCTGTTTGGAAGAGATTTACATGAATTGTGCGTAATTTTTCAGAGTGTGATTCTCCCAGTTTACAATGCTGAGAAGTGGTTGGATCAGTGCCTGCAGTCGGTGTACGAGCAAACCTTTACTGGCCGTTTTGAGTTGTCTGTTTTTAACGATGCCAGTCAG GATTCATCAATGGATATTTTGGAGAACTGGAGGTTGAAACTTGAGAAGAGAGCTGTAGTTGTAACAAGAAGTGACAATGAAAATGGCAGTCCAAAGGGag TGGGGTATGCTAAAAACCAGGCATTTAAACAGAGTTCAGGAAAGTATCTGTGTTTTCTTGATGCa gaTGATGTTATGCACCAGGATAGAATCTCTCAGCAACTGAGAACGACTCAGGTTGATGCAAGAGCA CTTGTGGGTTGTCAGTTTCATCGGTTACCCGAGGGGTCAACTGTCAGGTATACACACTGGGCTAACAATCTCACACCTGAGCAGTTGTACACACAA GCTTACACCTCTCATGGCCCCACGCTGATTATGCCCACCTGGTTTTGCTCAAGGGAGGCATACCTGGCTGTTGGAGGATTTGATGAGAGGGGAAAG GGTACTCCCGAAGACCTGATATTTTTCTACAAACACCTGGAGTTAGGGGGAGAGTTAAGGCTGGTACAGCAGGACTTACTGATGTACAGGTACCATCCAGAGGCTACTACATTCTCCGTGTTAGA GGATACCATATGGGAACTACGAGTGAAATTTTTGGAGAAGATGGTATTATCCAAATGGTCAACATTTACAATTTGGAATGCTGGTAAACAAGGGAGAAAACTCTATCGGTCTCTCTCGGATTTAAACCGTAAGAAG GTTGTCAACTTCTGTGATGTTGATGAGAAGAAAATCCAGAAACAGTTCTACACTTTTGAGGACTCTTCA GAACTGCCTAAACCCAAGGTGCCTATTGTACACTTCACCCAGGCTCAGCCCCCTCTCATCATTTGTGTTAAGATG gaccTAACAGGTGGTGGGTTTGAAGTGAATCTGAGTTCTCTCCACCTGTGTGAGGGGaaagattacatacatttcaACTGA
- the LOC135466632 gene encoding queuosine-tRNA galactosyltransferase-like isoform X2, translating into MEASAVSVILPVYNAEKWLDQCLQSVYEQTFTGRFELSVFNDASQDSSMDILENWRLKLEKRAVVVTRSDNENGSPKGVGYAKNQAFKQSSGKYLCFLDADDVMHQDRISQQLRTTQVDARALVGCQFHRLPEGSTVRYTHWANNLTPEQLYTQAYTSHGPTLIMPTWFCSREAYLAVGGFDERGKGTPEDLIFFYKHLELGGELRLVQQDLLMYRYHPEATTFSVLEDTIWELRVKFLEKMVLSKWSTFTIWNAGKQGRKLYRSLSDLNRKKVVNFCDVDEKKIQKQFYTFEDSSELPKPKVPIVHFTQAQPPLIICVKMDLTGGGFEVNLSSLHLCEGKDYIHFN; encoded by the exons ATGGAAGCCAGTGCAGTG AGTGTGATTCTCCCAGTTTACAATGCTGAGAAGTGGTTGGATCAGTGCCTGCAGTCGGTGTACGAGCAAACCTTTACTGGCCGTTTTGAGTTGTCTGTTTTTAACGATGCCAGTCAG GATTCATCAATGGATATTTTGGAGAACTGGAGGTTGAAACTTGAGAAGAGAGCTGTAGTTGTAACAAGAAGTGACAATGAAAATGGCAGTCCAAAGGGag TGGGGTATGCTAAAAACCAGGCATTTAAACAGAGTTCAGGAAAGTATCTGTGTTTTCTTGATGCa gaTGATGTTATGCACCAGGATAGAATCTCTCAGCAACTGAGAACGACTCAGGTTGATGCAAGAGCA CTTGTGGGTTGTCAGTTTCATCGGTTACCCGAGGGGTCAACTGTCAGGTATACACACTGGGCTAACAATCTCACACCTGAGCAGTTGTACACACAA GCTTACACCTCTCATGGCCCCACGCTGATTATGCCCACCTGGTTTTGCTCAAGGGAGGCATACCTGGCTGTTGGAGGATTTGATGAGAGGGGAAAG GGTACTCCCGAAGACCTGATATTTTTCTACAAACACCTGGAGTTAGGGGGAGAGTTAAGGCTGGTACAGCAGGACTTACTGATGTACAGGTACCATCCAGAGGCTACTACATTCTCCGTGTTAGA GGATACCATATGGGAACTACGAGTGAAATTTTTGGAGAAGATGGTATTATCCAAATGGTCAACATTTACAATTTGGAATGCTGGTAAACAAGGGAGAAAACTCTATCGGTCTCTCTCGGATTTAAACCGTAAGAAG GTTGTCAACTTCTGTGATGTTGATGAGAAGAAAATCCAGAAACAGTTCTACACTTTTGAGGACTCTTCA GAACTGCCTAAACCCAAGGTGCCTATTGTACACTTCACCCAGGCTCAGCCCCCTCTCATCATTTGTGTTAAGATG gaccTAACAGGTGGTGGGTTTGAAGTGAATCTGAGTTCTCTCCACCTGTGTGAGGGGaaagattacatacatttcaACTGA